GATCGTCGTCTTCGTCCCGGTCCCGTTCGTCACGCCTATGCTCCGGGCCCCGCACCATGAATGCGCGCGGACTTTCGCCAAACGCGCGCCGGAACATCGCCGAAAACGCGCTCTGACTCTGGTAACCCAGCTCCCGCGCGACGTGCGACAGCGGCCGCCCCTGACTGAGCAGCGGGATCGCGCGAGCCAGCACGGCTTGCTGACGCCATTGCGAAAAGCTCGCCCCAAGTTCCTGACGGAAAAGCCGCGCGATCGTGCGCGTGCTCGCGCCAACTATCGACGCCCATCTCTCCAGCGAATCCGTATTCGCCGGATCGGCCAGCACCGCCTCACACAATGCACGCAGACGTTTTTCCGTCGGCATCGGCACGGACAGCGGCAAAGGCTGCGACCGCGTGATTTCGTCGAGCGCCAGCGAGCCGAGCAGGCGTTCGCGCTCAGGCGGCAAACCAGGCGTGTCCAGCGAGGCGATGACCTCGCGCAGCAGCCCCGACACTTCGACGACGCGGCACGCGTCGAGGCCCGGCGGCACGACCGTTTCGTTGACGTAGAGCGTGCGCAGAAACGCC
The DNA window shown above is from Paraburkholderia sp. PGU19 and carries:
- a CDS encoding helix-turn-helix transcriptional regulator, with product MSTRVDFADIPPEFAPTPTHPIRVRSRPMPAGVRIARHTHAWAQVAYASRGVLRVGTFGTTWMVPPSRAIWVPPYVLHEVTIVEEAFLRTLYVNETVVPPGLDACRVVEVSGLLREVIASLDTPGLPPERERLLGSLALDEITRSQPLPLSVPMPTEKRLRALCEAVLADPANTDSLERWASIVGASTRTIARLFRQELGASFSQWRQQAVLARAIPLLSQGRPLSHVARELGYQSQSAFSAMFRRAFGESPRAFMVRGPEHRRDERDRDEDDDQSW